A region of Cucumis melo cultivar AY chromosome 2, USDA_Cmelo_AY_1.0, whole genome shotgun sequence DNA encodes the following proteins:
- the LOC103494105 gene encoding transcription factor DICHOTOMA-like — protein MFVFNSCSNNNHGNDYSISFPDHSFLHFPSPFDDDGNPTNSLLLQQQSQHDIFLHHHIPLNEPSPPPPSTFVNALRSSETINNDVFHQDLISQKKRSSSKRDRHSKINTLHGPRDRRMRLSLPVAKEFFGLQDMLGVDKASKTVEWLLFQARHAIKKLSKDQQSFHIDGNGDTRSPSSVSDGEVVSGIIDETPTVVNNNDINRKELEIGRKATTKKEKRSRVGRKMAFHPFTRECREKARARARARAREKQLQIEGTSTTTKLQDVSKISLWMSSTQMENNGNDEQLRTRNEGKIIIDHETTDDCLMIMGRWSPSNSIYCNSLNNNNNGSPQEHPYGDFQFLVKSWEPYNNHSIC, from the exons ATGTTTGTGTTCAATAGTTGTAGTAACAACAACCATGGTAATGACTACTCTATCTCTTTCCCTGACCATTCATTTCTTCACTTTCCTTCTCCTTTTGATGATGATGGTAATCCTACTAATTCCCTTCTTCTTCAACAACAATCTCAACATGACATTTTTCTTCATCATCATATTCCATTGAATGAACCATCTCCTCCTCCTCCATCAACTTTTGTAAATGCTTTGAGATCATCAGAAACAATCAATAATGATGTTTTTCATCAAGACCTCATCAGTCAAAAGAAAAGATCTTCATCTAAGAGAGATAGACATAGCAAAATCAACACTCTTCATGGACCAAGAGATAGAAGAATGAGGCTCTCGTTGCCTGTGGCTAAAGAGTTTTTTGGTCTACAAGACATGCTTGGTGTTGACAAAGCTAGCAAAACTGTCGAGTGGCTGCTCTTTCAAGCTAGACATGCAATCAAGAAACTCTCAAAGGATCAACAAAGCTTCCATATTGACGGCAATGGTGATACAAGGAGTCCATCATCGGTTTCAGACGGGGAAGTCGTGTCAGGGATTATTGATGAAACGCCGACTGTCGTCAATAACAACGACATCAACAGGAAAGAATTAGAAATAGGACGTAAAGCGACGACAAAGAAAGAGAAGAGGAGTAGGGTTGGAAGGAAAATGGCATTCCACCCTTTCACGAGGGAGTGCAGGGAGAAAGCCAGAGCGAGAGCAAGAGCAAGAGCAAGAGAGAAACAACTTCAAATTGAAGGAACAAGTACAACAACAAAACTACAAGATGTTAGCAAAATAAGTTTATGGATGAGTAGTACTCAAATGGAAAATAATGGAAATGATGAGCAATTAAGAACAAGAAATGAAGGAAAAATAATCATAGATCATGAAACAACAGATGATTGTTTGATGATCATGGGAAGGTGGAGCCCCTCCAACTCTATTTATTGCAATTCActcaataacaacaataatggAAGTCCCCAAGAG CATCCATATGGAGATTTTCAATTCTTGGTAAAATCATGGGAGCCCTACAACAATCATAGCATATGTTAA
- the LOC103494104 gene encoding uncharacterized protein LOC103494104, with protein sequence MSIEPFNRLVKLAARAFYDDITTKGDNQPKTGRSDNRGIAVVVLDALTRRQWVREEDLAKNLKLHSKQLRRTLRFLEEEKLITRDHRRETAKGAKIFSAAVAATADGQHQTKEGDEKIKMHTHSYCSLDYAQIYDVVRYRMHRMKKKLKDELEDKNTVQEYICPNCSRRYTALDALRLISFEDEYFHCENCNGELVAESDKLAAVQGGDGDDNARKRRHEKLKDMLQKMEAQLKPLVEQLTRVKDLPVPEFGTLLAWEARASAAARGVNGDLNGNDPSKSSQGYGGTPMPFVGETKVEVAFSGAEGKGVDVKSESKNTGLKVLPPWMIKQGMNLTKEQRGEVKDESKTDAGSASAQFSDDKKSLANDDDKTNIQDEYVKAYYAAILKKQQELEEAAKGQQELSSTEVTESVANTNSSRRVGMKAKREEDDDDDDIEWEEAPIGGNANENYKVDLNVEASALVEDEEEDDVDWEEG encoded by the exons ATGAGTATCGAACCTTTTAACAG GTTGGTGAAGCTAGCTGCGAGAGCTTTCTACGATGACATTACCACTAAAGGGGATAATCAACCCAAGACCGGTCGGAGTGATAATAGGGGAATTGCGGTTGTTGTTCTTGATGCTCTTACCAG ACGGCAATGGGTTCGGGAAGAAGATTTGGCAAAGAACTTAAAACTACATTCAAAGCAATTACGCCGAACCCTAAGGTTTTTAGAAGAGGAAAAACTGATTACCCGAGATCATAGAAGGGAG ACAGCCAAGGGAGCAAAGATATTTAGTGCTGCGGTTGCTGCCACAGCCGATGGTCAACACCAAACGAAGGAGGGGGATGAAAAGATTAAGATGCACACACACTCTTATTGCTCACTAGACTATGCACAG ATCTATGATGTGGTTAGATACAGAATGCACCGCATGAAGAAGAAACTGAAAGATGAACTGGAGGACAAGAACACAGTTCAAGAGTATATATGCCCCAATTGTTCAAGAAG GTACACTGCTTTGGATGCTCTTCGATTAATCTCTTTTGAGGATGAATACTTCCATTGTGAAAATTGCAATGGAGAGCTAGTTGCAGAGAGTGACAAACTGGCTGCTGTCCAAGGAGGGGATGGAGATGATAATGCCAGGAAGCGTCGGCATGAAAAGTTGAAGGACATGCTCCAAAAGATGGAG GCCCAGCTTAAACCTCTAGTGGAACAACTCACCCGAGTCAAAGATTTGCCTGTTCCAGAATTTGGAACTCTTTTAGCATGGGAAGCTCGTGCCAGTGCAGCTGCACGGGGTGTAAATGGTGATCTTAATGGCAATGATCCCTCAAAATCATCACAAGGTTATGGGGGCACACCTATGCCTTTTGTTGGTGAGACCAAG GTTGAAGTTGCCTTTTCTGGGGCTGAGGGTAAAGGAGTGGACGTTAAATCTGAATCCAAGAACACAGGTCTGAAAGTTTTACCTCCTTGGATGATCAAGCAAGGAATGAACCTCACGAAGGAACAACGCGGAGAGGTCAAAGACGAGTCAAAGACAGATGCTGGTTCAGCTTCTGCTCAGTTTTCTGATGATAAAAAGTCATTGGCTAATGATGATGATAAAACAAATATACAG GATGAGTATGTTAAAGCTTATTATGCTGCTATACTGAAGAAGCAACAAGAGCTTGAAGAAGCTGCTAAGGGACAACAGGAATTATCCAGTACAGAGGTTACTGAAAGCGTGGCTAACACAAATTCTAGTCGCCGGGTGGGAATGAAGGCCAAGCGTGAAgaggatgatgatgatgatgatattgAGTGGGAGGAGGCTCCAATAGGTG GTAATGCAAATGAAAATTACAAGGTTGACTTGAACGTTGAAGCATCAGCTTTGgtagaagatgaagaagaagatgatgtgGATTGGGAGGAAGGTTGA
- the LOC103494102 gene encoding oleosin G, whose translation MGTHICRPYKSLFQPRIFLACPILSPPVLKTLYSLSNFLNRSFSISSLQYSFPFLSLTLIIPMADDRPPSAATLLRRIQHHAPNSPQLLGFLTLFISASILIFLTGLTLTAAVLAFIFLTPFLLLTSPIWLPVAFFLFLATAGVLSLAGLALATAAGCSWAYKYFKGMHPPGSDRLEYARSRIYDTASHVKDYAREYGGYLQSKVKDAAPGA comes from the coding sequence ATGGGAACCCATATTTGTAGGCCGTATAAATCTCTATTCCAACCACGTATATTCCTTGCATGTCCTATCCTCTCCCCACCTGTCCTCAAAACCCTATACTCACTCTCCAATTTTCTTAATCGATCCTTCTCCATTTCCTCACTACAATattctttcccttttctttctcTCACCTTAATTATACCCATGGCCGACGACCGCCCTCCCTCCGCCGCCACTCTCCTCCGCCGCATCCAACACCACGCCCCTAACTCCCCTCAACTCCTCGGCTTCCTCACTCTATTCATCTCCGCTTCCATTCTCATCTTCCTCACCGGCCTCACTCTCACCGCCGCCGTCCTCGCCTTCATTTTCCTCACCCCCTTCCTCCTCCTCACCTCCCCCATTTGGCTCCCCGTTGCCTTTTTCCTCTTCCTCGCCACTGCCGGGGTCTTGTCCCTCGCCGGTCTTGCACTTGCCACAGCTGCGGGATGTTCGTGGGCTTATAAGTACTTTAAAGGCATGCACCCACCCGGATCGGACCGGCTCGAGTATGCGAGGAGCCGAATCTATGACACGGCGAGCCATGTGAAGGATTATGCTAGAGAATATGGTGGGTATTTGCAAAGTAAGGTGAAAGATGCTGCTCCTGGAGCATAA